A part of Microbulbifer sp. MI-G genomic DNA contains:
- the ccoN gene encoding cytochrome-c oxidase, cbb3-type subunit I: protein MTTTVAKTGPVPDYDYNIVRQFTIMSVVWGIVGMGVGVLIAAQLAWPQLNDLWQPFSHFGRLRPLHTNAVIFAFGGSVLFATSYYVVQRTCQVRLWGGWLIPFTFWGWQVVIVAAAITLPMGFTTTKEYAELEWPIDILVTLVWVAYALVFFGTIMRRRTSHIYVANWFFGAYIVTVAVLYVVNNLEIPVAPFKSYSIYSGTKDAMIQWWYGHNAVGFFLTAAFLGLMYYFVPKQAGRPIYSYQLSIVHFWALISLYVWAGGHHLHYSALPDWAQSLGMVMSLILLAPSWGGMINGIMTLSGAWHKLRTDPTLRFLVVSLSFYGMSTFEGPMMSIKTVNALSHNTDWTIGHVHSGALGWVAMISIGALYHLVPVLWKRREMFSVKLINAHFWLATVGTVLYIAAMWVNGITQGLMWRAFNVDGTLTYSFVESVVASHPGYVVRLLGGAMFLLGMLLMAYNVYRTITEKVNDAHSDNTVHAVPAA from the coding sequence ATGACGACAACGGTGGCAAAGACCGGCCCGGTGCCGGACTATGACTACAACATCGTGCGCCAGTTCACCATTATGTCCGTGGTCTGGGGCATTGTTGGAATGGGCGTGGGCGTTCTGATCGCAGCCCAACTGGCCTGGCCCCAGCTCAATGATTTATGGCAGCCGTTTTCCCACTTCGGGCGTTTGCGACCTCTGCATACCAACGCGGTGATTTTTGCCTTTGGCGGCAGTGTCCTGTTTGCTACCTCCTATTACGTGGTGCAGCGCACCTGCCAGGTGCGCCTGTGGGGCGGCTGGCTGATCCCCTTCACTTTCTGGGGCTGGCAGGTCGTGATTGTGGCAGCGGCGATCACCCTGCCTATGGGCTTTACCACCACCAAGGAGTACGCAGAGCTGGAATGGCCCATTGATATCCTGGTCACCCTGGTCTGGGTTGCCTATGCGCTGGTGTTCTTCGGAACCATCATGAGGCGCAGGACCTCCCATATCTACGTGGCGAACTGGTTTTTCGGTGCCTACATCGTCACGGTCGCCGTGCTCTATGTGGTGAATAACCTGGAGATTCCGGTTGCGCCCTTCAAGTCCTACTCTATCTACTCGGGTACCAAGGACGCAATGATCCAGTGGTGGTATGGCCACAATGCGGTTGGCTTCTTCCTGACGGCAGCCTTCCTCGGTCTCATGTACTACTTCGTGCCCAAGCAGGCGGGCCGGCCCATTTACTCCTACCAGCTGTCTATCGTGCACTTCTGGGCCCTGATCTCCCTGTATGTATGGGCGGGTGGTCACCACTTGCACTACTCAGCGCTGCCCGATTGGGCCCAGAGTCTGGGCATGGTGATGTCCCTGATCCTGCTGGCACCCTCCTGGGGCGGTATGATCAACGGCATCATGACCCTCTCCGGTGCCTGGCACAAACTGCGCACCGATCCGACCCTGCGCTTTCTGGTGGTCTCTCTGTCCTTCTACGGCATGTCCACCTTTGAGGGCCCGATGATGTCGATCAAGACCGTCAACGCCCTGTCCCACAACACGGACTGGACCATTGGCCATGTGCATTCCGGCGCCCTGGGTTGGGTAGCCATGATCTCCATTGGCGCTCTGTATCACCTGGTGCCAGTGCTGTGGAAGCGCAGGGAAATGTTCAGTGTGAAACTGATCAACGCGCACTTCTGGCTGGCCACGGTGGGCACGGTGCTCTACATCGCGGCGATGTGGGTCAATGGTATTACCCAGGGCCTGATGTGGCGCGCCTTCAATGTCGATGGCACCTTGACCTACAGCTTCGTTGAGAGTGTGGTTGCCAGCCATCCCGGTTATGTCGTGCGCCTGCTGGGCGGTGCCATGTTCCTGCTGGGTATGCTGCTGATGGCCTACAACGTCTACCGCACGATCACGGAGAAGGTGAACGATGCCCACTCCGATAACACCGTTCACGCAGTGCCGGCGGCATAG